The Streptomyces sp. NBC_00597 DNA segment TCGAGAAGACCTCGACGCGCACCCGCTGCGCGTTCGAGGTCGCCGCCGCCGACCAGGGTGCCCACACCACCTACCTCGACCCCGTCGGCTCCCAGATGGGGCACAAGGAGTCGGTCAAGGACACGGCGCGGGTGCTGGGCCGGATGTTCGACGGCATCGAGTACCGCGGGGACAGCCAGGAGGCCGTCGAGGCGCTCGCCGCCCACTCCGGCGTGCCGGTGTTCAACGGCCTCACCGACGACTGGCACCCGACCCAGATGCTGGCCGACGTGCTCACCATGACCGAGCACTGCGCCAAGCCGCTGGACCGGATCGCCTTCGCCTACCTCGGCGACGCCCGCTTCAACATGGGCAACTCCTACCTGGTGACTGGTGCGCTGCTCGGCATGGACGTGCGCATCGTCGCGCCGAAGGCCTACTGGCCCGCCGAGCCCGTGGTGGCGAAGGCGCGCGAGCTCGCCGACGCCAGCGGGGCCCGGATCACGTTGACCGAGGACGTCGCCGCGGGCATGGCCCAGGCGGACTTCGTCGCCACCGACGTGTGGGTCTCGATGGGCGAGCCCAAGGAGGTCTGGGACGAGCGGATCGGCGCCCTGGCCCCGTACGCCGTCACGATGGACGTGCTGCGCGCGAGCGGCAACCCGGACGTGAAGTTCCTGCACTGCCTGCCCGCCTTCCACGACCTGGGCACCAAGGTCGGCCGGGAGATCCACGAGCGGCACGGGCTGGACTCGCTGGAAGTGACGGACGAGGTGTTCGAATCCGCGCACTCGGTCGTCTTCGACGAGGCCGAGAACCGGCTGCACACCATCAAGGCCGTGCTCGTCGCGACGATGGCCCGGCCGGCCCCGGGACTGCCCGCATAGTCATGCGGGCCGCGCCGCCCGGGGCGCCCCGGGCGGCCTTTCCGCGCCGTACGCTCACCCAGATGTCGCGTTTCTGTGACGGCAGTCAGGATGCGGTGATATCGTCGATCGTGTGAGCCCCTTCATCGGTTCCACAGCAGCGACCGAACGGTGGCGCCACCTGCGGGTGACCCGGCAGGACGGCGTGGCCACCGTCACCCTCGACCGCCCCGAGAAACTCAACGCCCTCACCTTCGGTGCCTACGCCGACCTGCGCGACCTGCTCGCCGAACTCTCCCGGGAGCGGTCCGTACGGGCCCTCGTGCTCGGCGGCGAGGGGCGCGGGTTCTGCTCCGGCGGGGACGTGGACGAGATCATCGGCGCCACCCTCGCCATGGACACCGCCCAGCTCCTCGACTTCAACCGGATGACCGGCCAGGTGGTGCGGGCCCTGCGCGAGGCCCCCTTCCCGGTGATCGCCGCCGTGCACGGGGTCGCCGCGGGCGCGGGCGCCGTCCTCGCCCTCGCCGCCGACTTCCGGATCGCCGACCCCACCGCCCGCTTCGCCTTCCTCTTCACCCGCGTCGGCCTCTCCGGCGGGGACATGGGCGCCGCGTACCTGCTGCCCCGCGTCGTCGGCCTCGGCCACGCCACCCGGCTACTGATGCTCGGAGAGCCCGTACGCGCCCCGGAGGCCGAGCGCATCGGCCTGCTCAGCGAGGTCACCGAGGAGGGCAAGGCCGGCGTACGGGCCGCCGAACTCGCCGCGCACCTCGCGACCGGCCCGGCCCTGGCGTACGCCCAGACCAAGGCGCTGCTGACTGCCGAGCTCGACATGCCGCTGGCCGCGTCGGTCGAGCTCGACGCCAACACCCAGGCCCTGCTGATGAACGGCCGGGACTACGCCGAATTCCACGCCGCCTTCACCGCGAAGCGGCCCCCGGAGTGGGAGGGCAGGTAGCGCCATGTCCGCGGGCACCGAGCCGGCCGGCAGCTCCCGGCCCGCCCTGCGGGTCGCCGTCGTCGGCGGCGGCCCGGGCGGCCTGTACGCCGCCGCACTGCTGGCCCGCCAGGGCCACACCGTCGAGGTCTGGGAACGGGGCGCCCCCGAGGACACCTTCGGCTTCGGCGTGGTGCTCTCCGACGAGACCCTCGGCGGCATCGAACGGGCCGACACCGTCGTCTACGCCGCCCTCAGCGCGGAGTTCGTCCGCTGGGACGACATCGACGTCGTTCACCGGGGCCGGCTGTTGACCTCCGGCGGCCACGGCTTCGCGGCCCTCGGCCGGCGCAGGCTGCTGGAGATCCTCCACGAACGCTGCGCCGGACTCGGGGTCAAGCTCCGCTTCCGCACCGCGGCGCCGGCCGCCGAGGTACTGGCGGCCTCGTACGACCTGGTCATCGCGGCCGACGGGGTCCACAGCGCCACCCGGCAGAGCGGCGCCGCGCACTTCCGCCCGACGCTGACGAGCGGACGATGCCGGTACATCTGGCTCGCCGCCGACTTCGCCTTCGACGCCTTCCGATTCGAGATCGCGGAGACCGAGCACGGCGTCATGCAGCTGCACGCCTACCCGTACTCCGCCGACGGCTCCACCGTGATCGTCGAGATGCACGAACAGGTGTGGCGGGCCGCCGGCCTCGACCTGTGCGACGAGGCCGAGTCGGCCGCCCGCTGCGCCAAGATCTTCGGCGAGGCCCTGAGCGGCCGGCCGCTGCACGGCAACCGCTCCGCCTGGACGGAGTTCCGCACGGTCGTCAACGAGCGGTGGTCGCACGGCAACGTGGTCCTGCTCGGCGACGCGGCCCACACCGCGCACTTCTCCATCGGCTCCGGTACCAAACTGGCCGTGGAGGACGCCCTCGCGCTCGCCGAAGCGGTGGCCGCGGAGCCGGACGTACCCGCCGCCCTGGCCGCGTACGAGAGCGCCCGGAGGCCGGCGGTCGCCTCGACCCAGCGGGCCGCCGCGGCCAGCATGCGCTGGTTCGAGGAACTCGCCGGGTACGTGGACCAGCCCGCCCGGCAGTTCGCCTTCAACCTGCTCACCCGCAGCCGCCGGGTGACCCACGACAACCTGCGGCTGCGCGACGAGCGGTTCACCCGGGCCGTGGAACGGGACTTCGGCTGCCCGGACGAGCACACCCCGCCGATGTTCACCCCGCTGAAGCTGCGCGGGCTGACCCTGCGCAACCGCGTCGTGGTCTCACCGATGGACATGTACTCGGCCGCCGACGGCGACGGGACGCCGGGGGACTTCCACCTCGTGCACCTGGGCGCGCGGGCCCTCGGCGGAGCCGCCCTGGTGATGACCGAGATGGTCTGCGTGTCCCCCGGGGGCCGGATCACCCCCGGCTGCACCGGCCTCTACACCGCCGAGCAGGCCGCGGCCTGGACCCGGATCGCGGACTTCGTCCACACCGCCGCGCCCGGCACCGCGCTCGGCGTCCAGCTCGGCCACTCGGGCCGCAAGGGCTCGACGCGGCTCATGTGGGAGGGCATGGACGACCCCCTTCCGGAGGGCAACTGGCCGGTGGCGGCCGCCTCCGAACTGCCCTACCGGCCGGGCGTCTCGGCCGTCCCGCGCGCCCTGACCGTGGAGGACCTCGCGTCGATCCGCTCCGATTTCGCGGCAGCCGCCGTACGGGCCGCCGGCTGCGGGTTCGACCTGCTGGAACTGCACTGCGCCCACGGCTACCTGCTGTCCGGGTTCCTGTCCCCGCTCACCAACCACCGCACCGACGCCTACGGAGGCCCGCTGGAGAACCGGCTCCGGTTCCCGCTGGAGGTCTTCGACGCCGTCCGCGCCGTCTGGCCCGACGACCGCCCCATGACCGTCCGCATCTCGGCCACCGACTGGGCCCCGGGCGGCACCTCCGCCCAGGACGCGGTGGACATCGCGGCCGCGTTCGCCGCGCACGGCGCCGACGCCATCGACGTGTCGACCGGCCAGGTGGTGGCGGACGAGACGCCCGAGTACGGGCGCTCGTACCAGACCCCGTACGCCGACCGGATCCGCAACGCCCTGGGCGTCCCGGTCATCGCCGTCGGCGCCATCTCCTCCTGGGACGACGTGAACTCCCTGCTGCTGGCGGGCCGCGCCGACCTCTGCGCCGTCGGCCGCCCCCACCTGTACGACCCGCACTGGACCCTGCACGCGGCCGCCGACCAGTCCTACGAAGGCCCGGCCGCGCCCTGGCCCGCCCCCTACCGGGCCGGCAGCCGCAAACCACCGGCCGGCCGCGGCTGAGGCGCGGTCACCCGCCGCCGGGCGCCAGGCACTCGTGGCACAGGCAGGGCCGCGGGTGCGGTCGGTCCGGCCACCGCCCGCCGCGCAGCTGCGCCGCTCGCAGCTCCAGCCCGGGCGCCGTCCGCACCGCGTCCGCCTCGGCCGCCGCGCCCCAGAACCGCGACCAGCCGGCGGCGCGCAGCACGGCCGGGCTGCGCACCAGCTTCGGCCGGAAGGCGTGCAGATGGCGGGTGTGGACGTACCCCTGCACGTGGCGCCGGGTGTGCCGGGGGCGGCCGACGACCATGCACTGGTCCAGGCCGTCCACCACGTCGAAGACGTACACCTTGGCGCCGCCCGGGAAGGTCTTCGTCCCCGGGCGCAGGGCCTGGCCGTCCTCGCCCCAGCGGCGCCACTGCACGACGTTCGCGGCGAGTACCCACAGCGGTTCGGGCGGTCCACCGGGTTCCGGAGGGGCGCTCATACGGCGGCCACCTCGACGCGGTCCTCGACCGGGGTGTAGCCCAGGCGCCGGTAGATGCCGTTGCTGGTCGGGTTGGCCAGGTCCGTGAAGAGCAGCACCTCCGAGGCGCCGGCCGCGTACGCCGCTTCGCTCACCGCGTGCGTGACCCCGGCGGCGTACCCCCGACCGCGCAGCTGCGGCGGGGTGTACACCGGGCCGACCCGGGACACCGAGCCGATGGCGCGGAAGAACCCGGCCATCGACACCGGTGTCCCGGCGTCTTCCCAGAGCAGCATGCCCCCGTACGCGAGCCGGTCGCGCAGGAAGGCCTCGGAGGGGCCGCCCGGCTCCCGGGTCTCCCGCTTGAAGGCGCCGGCCCAGTCCAGCAGCAGCGGGAGGTCGTCCTCGACCGCGGTCCGGGCCCGCCCGGCCGGCGCGGGATCAGGGGTGAGGAGTCCGGCGAGCCGGTACAGCCGGTTCTCTTCGGTGACCTCGCTGCGCCTGCCCCAGGCCGCGGCCAGCGCCTGCGCGTCGTGGCGGCGGGCGTTCAGCGCGTCCACCCCGGCGAGCAGCGGCTCGGCGGCGAGCGCCGCCCCCAGCGCGCGGACGGCCTCCTGCGGCATCGCTCCGATCAGCAGCGGATACGGCGGGGTGCACAGCAGCGCGCCGGAGACGTTCCCGTCGGCGGCGGTCCACCAGCCGAAGAACGGCTCGGCGGATCCGTACGCGTCCGTACCGCGCCGCTCCAGCGCGTCGGTCACGGTCAACAGGGTGGTGTTGGCGACGGGCTCGGCGGCCAGGGCCGGGCCCGCCGCGGCCAGATAGGCCGCCAGGTCATGGGTGAAGGTCCACGTCATGGCTCATGATGGCGCCGAATCGTTTCCTCGGCACACCGGTTTCTACGAGGGCAGCCAGGCCGGCCACCACGGCGGCACGTTGTCGGCCCCGCAGAGTCCCGAGTCCCCGTGGTAGCCGTCCAGCGTGCCCTTCGTGGCGAAGAACCAGACGACGACCACGGCCAGGACGAGCAGGACCGGCACGGCGCGCAGCAGCAGGGGCAGTCTCCGCAGGAGGAAGGCGACCAGCAGCGAGAGGAGCGCGCACCCCGGCACCATCAGCACCAGCAGGAAGGTCATCTCGAAGCGCCCGCCCCCCTCCCATCCCGCGTCGCAGTACGCGCGGGCGTTGGAGGCGAGCGAGACGGCGGACCACCCCGCCACTGCACCGAGCAGCGCCGCCCCCGCCAGTTGGAGTCGTGCGGCCAGCTGCCCCGGCGGCTTCGCAGGCGCCTGGTACCACGTCTGCGGCTGGGGCTGCGACTGCGGAGCGAACGGAGGCTGGGGCCGCGGCGGAAGCGGCGGCTGTTGCGGGGACAGGGGAAGATCACGATGTGTCACATCCCCTCCTGACGCCGCCCCGTCGGCTACGGTTCCGCGAACCCCGCGCCGATGTCCCGTAGCCGGGAGTGCAGTTCGGCGAAGACGGCCGCCGCCCGGTCTCCCGGCCAGTCCGCGGGCAGCAGCTCCCGCGGCAGGCCCGGGTCGGCGTACGGCAGGCGCCGCCAGGTGTCCAGGGCGAGCAGGTAGCCGCGGTAGGCCTCCTCCGGGGCGGGGGCCGGGCCCGACTGCAGGGCCCGCAGCACCGGCTCGTGCCGGTCGAGGAACTCCTCGTGCTGTTTGGCCAGCGAGGTCAGGTCCCACCACCGGGCCACCGCTTCGGCGGTCGGGGCGAAGCCGAGGTGGCCGCCGCGGAACAGTTCCACGTACGGCGTCAGGTGCAGCCGGTCCAGGGTGTGCCCGGTCTCGTCGTACAGGTGGGCCGGGGCGATCCACACCCCCGGCGCCACCGCGCCGAAGCCCAGGCGGGCGAGCCGCGAGCGCAGCAGGTGCCGCTTGTGCCGCTCCTGCTCCGGCACGGAGAACACCGCCAGCAGCCATTCGCCCGCCGGATGTGCGTCGCGGTCCCCGTAGATCCGCCGGTCGCCGTCGTCCAGCAGCTGCCGTGCCTCCGCGGAGAGCTCGTACCCCGCGGAGCCGTCCGCGGCGCGCGCGGGCAGCAGGAAGCCGCGCCGCTTCAGCCGGGACACCGACGAGCGGACCGACGGGGCGTCCACGCAGGCCGCGCCCAGCAGGCGGACCAGCGCCGACACCGGGACCGGGCCGGCGAAGGCCCGCCCGTAGGCGCCGTAGAACGTGACGATCAGGGATCGCGGAGTGTGCTGCTCGACCACGGGTTCACTGTAGGGGGCCTCTGGTCACTCAGCCCGGGCTCGCGGCGTCCGGAGGCGGGCCGACCGGCAGGACGCCCTGTGCGTCGCCCCTTGCGTCGCGCAGCCGGAACCGCTGCAGTTTCCCGGTCGCGGTCCGCGGGAGCGCGGGGAGGAAGACGAAGGCGCGGGGGCACTTGTGCGGAGCCAGTTCCGCCCGCATGAACGCCCGCAGGGCCTCCTCGGTCAGCGCGGCGCCGGCCCGCAGGACGGTGTACGCGACCACGATCTGCCCGCGTCGCTCGTCCGGGCGGCCCACCACCGCGGCCTCCACCACGTCCGGGTGGCGCATCAGGGCTTCCTCCACTTCCGGGCCCGCAATGTTGTAGCCCGCCGAGACGATCATGTCGTCGGCGCGGGCGACGTACCGGAAGTAGCCTTCCGGATCGCGGACGTAGGTGTCCCCGGTCAGGTTCCAGCCGTCCCGCACGTACTCCTCCTGCCGCGGATCCGCCAGGTAACGGCAGCCGACCGGGCCGCGCACGGCCAGCAGCCCCGGCTCGTTGTCCGCGACCGGGCGCCCCGAGCCGTCCACCACCCGCGCCTGCCAGCCCGGCACCACGCGGCCGGTCGTGCCCGGGCGGATGTCCTCGTCGGCCGCGGAGATGAAGATGTGCAGCAGTTCGGTGGCGCCGATGCCGTTGATGATCTGCAGCCCGGTGCGCTCGTACCAGGCCTGCCAGGTGGCCGCCGGGAGGTTCTCGCCCGCCGAGACGCAGCGGCGCAGTGCCGAGAGGTCGTGGGCGCCCACGTCGTACGGGCCCAGGGCGTCCAGCATCGCCCGGTACGCGGTGGGCGCGGTGAACAGCACCGTGACCCGGTGTTCGGCGAGCGCGGGCAGCAGGCGGCGCGGGACCGCCTGGTCGATCAGCAGGGCGCAGGCGCCGGCGCGCAGCGGGAAGACGACCAGGCCGCCGAGGCCGAAGGTGAAGCCGAGCGGCGGACTGCCCGCGAAGACGTCGTCGGGGCGGGGGCGCAGGACGTTGCGGGAGAAGGTGTCGGCGACGGACAGCAGATCGCGGTGGAAGTGCATGCAGCCCTTGGGGCGGCCGGTGGTGCCCGAGGTGAAGGCGATCAGCGCCACGTCGTCGGCGGAGGTCTCGACGGCGCGGAACGGTGCCTCGTGCCGGTCGGCCAGCCGCAGCAGGTCGTCCGGCGCCTCGCCGCCGTACGGGGTGATCCGCAGGCCGGGCACCTCGGCCTTGACCAGGTCGTCCAGCACGCCCACGTGGCACAGCGCGTGCTGCACCCGGGCCATCGCGCAGACCGTGGCCAGCTCCTGCGCCCGCTGCTGGGCGAGGACGGTCACGGCCACCGCGCCCGCCTTCATCACCGCCAGCCAGCACGCGGCGAGCCAGGGACCGGTGGGTCCGCGCAGCAGCACCCGGTTGCCGGGGACCACACCGAGGTCGGCCGCGAGTACGTGGGCGAGGCGGTCCACGCGCTCGCGCAGCCCGCCGTACGACCACACCTCGCCTGAGCCGCTGCGGAAGGCGGGGCGGTCGGGCCCGAACCGGTCGATGGTGGCGTCGAGCAGCTCGGCGCCGCAGTTGAGCCGGTCGGGGTAGGCCAGTTCGGGGAGCTCGAACAGGAGCCGCGGCCAGGCGTGCGGCGGCGGCAGATGGTCGCGCGCGAAGGTGTCGGCGTGGGCGGAAGGCTTGAGCTCCAAGGCGGGTTCGCCCCCTTGCAACGGCAGCGGCCCCCTGGCCGGGGACCGAAGTGGCGGAGCAGGCCGTGCACGTGCGCTACGAGCGTATCGTGATGGTGACGGCAGTCAACAGGACGCGATAGAAGCGGGGATGTTCGGATGACCGGATTCGCGCTCGGGGCGGAACAAGAGGAGTGGTGCGGGCAACTGCGCGCGCTGGCGGCGGACCGGCTGCGGCCGCTCGCGGAGAAGGGGGAGCCGGGCCGGGTCAACCGCCCGCTGCTCGCGGCACTGGGGGAGTTGGGTCTGCTGGAGCGGGTCTTCACCTCGGGAGCGCTGGAGCTGTGCATGCTGCGCGAATCCCTCGCGTACGGGTGCACGGAAGCGGAGACGGCCCTCGCCCTCCAGGGTCTGGGGGCGCATCCGGTGCTCCGCTCGGGCACGCCGGAGCAGCGGGCGCACTGGCTGCCCCCGGTACGGGCCGGGCGGGCGGTGGCGGCCTTCGCGCTGAGCGAGCCGGGGGCGGGCTCGGACGCGGCGGCGCTGGCGCTGGAGGCCGTCCCGGACGGGGACGGCTGGCGGCTCGGCGGCGAGAAGTGCTGGATCTCCAACGCGCCCGAGGCGGACTTCTACACGGTGTTCGCCCGCACGGGCGAGGGGCCGGCCGCCAAGGGGGTCACCGCCTTCCTGGTCCCGGCCGACCGTCCGGGCCTGTCGGGCGAATCCTTGGACATGCTCTCCCCGCACCCCATCGGCCGACTGGTCTTCGACGGGGTCCCGGTCGGCCCGCAGGACCTGCTCGGAGAGCCCGGCCGGGGGTTCCGGGTCGCGATGGACACCCTGAACCGGTTCCGGCCGAGCGTGGGCGCCTTCGCCGTCGGCATGGCCCGGGCCGCACTGGACGCGACCCTGGCGCACACGGCGGCGCGGCGCGCGTTCGGAGGAGTACTGGCCGACCTCCAGGCGGTGGGCCACCGGGTGGCCGACATGGCCACCCGTACCGAGGCGGCCCGGCTGCTGGTCTACGCGGCGGCGGGCGCCTACGACGCCGGCTCCCCGGACGTCCCGCGCCGCTCCGCCATGGCGAAACTGCTCGCGACGGAGACGGCCCAGTACGTGGTGGACCACGCGGTCCAGCTGCACGGAGCCGTCGCCCTCCAGCGCGGCCACCTGCTGGAGCACCTGTACCGGGAGGTCCGGGCGCCGCGGATCTACGAGGGTGCCAGCGAGGTGCAGCGCACGATCATCGCGAAGGAGCTCTACCGGTGAGCCGTGAGCGCAGCGACATCGAGCGGATCAACCCGGCCGAGCTCTCGCCGCCGACGGGCTTCTCGCACGCGGTGGCCGCGAGCGGTTCCCGGCTGGTGTTCCTGGCGGGCCAGACCGCGCTGGACTCCTCGGGCAAGGTGGTGGGGGACGCCCTGCCCGAGCAATTCGAACGTGCGCTGTCCAACCTCCTGGCGGCCCTTGCCGCGTCGGGCGGCGCCCCGGCGGACCTGGCCCGGGTGACGGTCTACACGGTCGACGTGGGCGCGTACCGCCTCCATGCGTCCGAACTCGGCAGCATCTGGCGCCGGCTGGCCGGTCGCGACTATCCGGCCATGGCGGTGATCGGGGTCGTCCGACTCTGGGACGAGCCCGCCCTGGTCGAACTGGACGGTATTGCCGTACTCCCCTCGCCAGCCCCTTGACCAGGTGGCTTTGACAGCGAGCCAGAGAGGGGTGAGGGTTGGAAATGACCTTTTTGTAAGAAAACTCACCAATGCTCGGAGGTGCGTGGTCATGCGCCGTGGGATCAAAGCGACGGTTCTG contains these protein-coding regions:
- the argF gene encoding ornithine carbamoyltransferase, producing the protein MATDLVGRSFLKELDFSAAEFRGLIELAAELKAAKKAGVEQRRLQGRNIALIFEKTSTRTRCAFEVAAADQGAHTTYLDPVGSQMGHKESVKDTARVLGRMFDGIEYRGDSQEAVEALAAHSGVPVFNGLTDDWHPTQMLADVLTMTEHCAKPLDRIAFAYLGDARFNMGNSYLVTGALLGMDVRIVAPKAYWPAEPVVAKARELADASGARITLTEDVAAGMAQADFVATDVWVSMGEPKEVWDERIGALAPYAVTMDVLRASGNPDVKFLHCLPAFHDLGTKVGREIHERHGLDSLEVTDEVFESAHSVVFDEAENRLHTIKAVLVATMARPAPGLPA
- a CDS encoding enoyl-CoA hydratase family protein, which codes for MSPFIGSTAATERWRHLRVTRQDGVATVTLDRPEKLNALTFGAYADLRDLLAELSRERSVRALVLGGEGRGFCSGGDVDEIIGATLAMDTAQLLDFNRMTGQVVRALREAPFPVIAAVHGVAAGAGAVLALAADFRIADPTARFAFLFTRVGLSGGDMGAAYLLPRVVGLGHATRLLMLGEPVRAPEAERIGLLSEVTEEGKAGVRAAELAAHLATGPALAYAQTKALLTAELDMPLAASVELDANTQALLMNGRDYAEFHAAFTAKRPPEWEGR
- a CDS encoding bifunctional salicylyl-CoA 5-hydroxylase/oxidoreductase — its product is MSAGTEPAGSSRPALRVAVVGGGPGGLYAAALLARQGHTVEVWERGAPEDTFGFGVVLSDETLGGIERADTVVYAALSAEFVRWDDIDVVHRGRLLTSGGHGFAALGRRRLLEILHERCAGLGVKLRFRTAAPAAEVLAASYDLVIAADGVHSATRQSGAAHFRPTLTSGRCRYIWLAADFAFDAFRFEIAETEHGVMQLHAYPYSADGSTVIVEMHEQVWRAAGLDLCDEAESAARCAKIFGEALSGRPLHGNRSAWTEFRTVVNERWSHGNVVLLGDAAHTAHFSIGSGTKLAVEDALALAEAVAAEPDVPAALAAYESARRPAVASTQRAAAASMRWFEELAGYVDQPARQFAFNLLTRSRRVTHDNLRLRDERFTRAVERDFGCPDEHTPPMFTPLKLRGLTLRNRVVVSPMDMYSAADGDGTPGDFHLVHLGARALGGAALVMTEMVCVSPGGRITPGCTGLYTAEQAAAWTRIADFVHTAAPGTALGVQLGHSGRKGSTRLMWEGMDDPLPEGNWPVAAASELPYRPGVSAVPRALTVEDLASIRSDFAAAAVRAAGCGFDLLELHCAHGYLLSGFLSPLTNHRTDAYGGPLENRLRFPLEVFDAVRAVWPDDRPMTVRISATDWAPGGTSAQDAVDIAAAFAAHGADAIDVSTGQVVADETPEYGRSYQTPYADRIRNALGVPVIAVGAISSWDDVNSLLLAGRADLCAVGRPHLYDPHWTLHAAADQSYEGPAAPWPAPYRAGSRKPPAGRG
- a CDS encoding GNAT family N-acetyltransferase, with protein sequence MTWTFTHDLAAYLAAAGPALAAEPVANTTLLTVTDALERRGTDAYGSAEPFFGWWTAADGNVSGALLCTPPYPLLIGAMPQEAVRALGAALAAEPLLAGVDALNARRHDAQALAAAWGRRSEVTEENRLYRLAGLLTPDPAPAGRARTAVEDDLPLLLDWAGAFKRETREPGGPSEAFLRDRLAYGGMLLWEDAGTPVSMAGFFRAIGSVSRVGPVYTPPQLRGRGYAAGVTHAVSEAAYAAGASEVLLFTDLANPTSNGIYRRLGYTPVEDRVEVAAV
- a CDS encoding PaaX family transcriptional regulator C-terminal domain-containing protein, which gives rise to MVEQHTPRSLIVTFYGAYGRAFAGPVPVSALVRLLGAACVDAPSVRSSVSRLKRRGFLLPARAADGSAGYELSAEARQLLDDGDRRIYGDRDAHPAGEWLLAVFSVPEQERHKRHLLRSRLARLGFGAVAPGVWIAPAHLYDETGHTLDRLHLTPYVELFRGGHLGFAPTAEAVARWWDLTSLAKQHEEFLDRHEPVLRALQSGPAPAPEEAYRGYLLALDTWRRLPYADPGLPRELLPADWPGDRAAAVFAELHSRLRDIGAGFAEP
- a CDS encoding AMP-binding protein; its protein translation is MELKPSAHADTFARDHLPPPHAWPRLLFELPELAYPDRLNCGAELLDATIDRFGPDRPAFRSGSGEVWSYGGLRERVDRLAHVLAADLGVVPGNRVLLRGPTGPWLAACWLAVMKAGAVAVTVLAQQRAQELATVCAMARVQHALCHVGVLDDLVKAEVPGLRITPYGGEAPDDLLRLADRHEAPFRAVETSADDVALIAFTSGTTGRPKGCMHFHRDLLSVADTFSRNVLRPRPDDVFAGSPPLGFTFGLGGLVVFPLRAGACALLIDQAVPRRLLPALAEHRVTVLFTAPTAYRAMLDALGPYDVGAHDLSALRRCVSAGENLPAATWQAWYERTGLQIINGIGATELLHIFISAADEDIRPGTTGRVVPGWQARVVDGSGRPVADNEPGLLAVRGPVGCRYLADPRQEEYVRDGWNLTGDTYVRDPEGYFRYVARADDMIVSAGYNIAGPEVEEALMRHPDVVEAAVVGRPDERRGQIVVAYTVLRAGAALTEEALRAFMRAELAPHKCPRAFVFLPALPRTATGKLQRFRLRDARGDAQGVLPVGPPPDAASPG
- a CDS encoding acyl-CoA dehydrogenase family protein — encoded protein: MTGFALGAEQEEWCGQLRALAADRLRPLAEKGEPGRVNRPLLAALGELGLLERVFTSGALELCMLRESLAYGCTEAETALALQGLGAHPVLRSGTPEQRAHWLPPVRAGRAVAAFALSEPGAGSDAAALALEAVPDGDGWRLGGEKCWISNAPEADFYTVFARTGEGPAAKGVTAFLVPADRPGLSGESLDMLSPHPIGRLVFDGVPVGPQDLLGEPGRGFRVAMDTLNRFRPSVGAFAVGMARAALDATLAHTAARRAFGGVLADLQAVGHRVADMATRTEAARLLVYAAAGAYDAGSPDVPRRSAMAKLLATETAQYVVDHAVQLHGAVALQRGHLLEHLYREVRAPRIYEGASEVQRTIIAKELYR
- a CDS encoding RidA family protein, with protein sequence MSRERSDIERINPAELSPPTGFSHAVAASGSRLVFLAGQTALDSSGKVVGDALPEQFERALSNLLAALAASGGAPADLARVTVYTVDVGAYRLHASELGSIWRRLAGRDYPAMAVIGVVRLWDEPALVELDGIAVLPSPAP